The Chthonomonadales bacterium genome window below encodes:
- the tuf gene encoding elongation factor Tu (EF-Tu; promotes GTP-dependent binding of aminoacyl-tRNA to the A-site of ribosomes during protein biosynthesis; when the tRNA anticodon matches the mRNA codon, GTP hydrolysis results; the inactive EF-Tu-GDP leaves the ribosome and release of GDP is promoted by elongation factor Ts; many prokaryotes have two copies of the gene encoding EF-Tu) — translation DNITITAQLLQPIAMEEGLRFAVREGGHTVGAGVVSKVVE, via the coding sequence CGACAACATCACCATCACCGCGCAACTGCTCCAGCCGATCGCGATGGAGGAGGGCCTTCGCTTCGCCGTGCGCGAGGGCGGCCACACCGTCGGGGCCGGAGTCGTCAGCAAAGTCGTGGAGTGA
- the rpsJ gene encoding 30S ribosomal protein S10 yields the protein MAVARREKVRIRLRAFDHRILDQSVEKIVDTARRTGARISGPVLLPTEKNIVCVNRGTTIDKESMEHFEMRTHKRLIDILEPGAKTIDALMRLDLPSGVDIEIKL from the coding sequence ATGGCAGTTGCCCGTCGGGAGAAGGTGCGCATCCGCCTGAGAGCGTTTGACCACCGCATCCTTGACCAGTCCGTCGAGAAGATCGTGGACACCGCGCGTCGGACCGGGGCCCGCATCAGCGGTCCGGTGCTGCTGCCCACGGAGAAGAACATCGTCTGCGTCAATCGTGGCACCACGATCGACAAGGAGTCGATGGAGCACTTCGAGATGCGGACCCACAAGCGGCTGATCGACATTCTGGAGCCCGGCGCGAAGACGATCGACGCGCTGATGCGCCTGGATCTGCCCAGCGGCGTCGACATCGAGATCAAGCTCTAG
- the rplC gene encoding 50S ribosomal protein L3, with protein sequence MIDTILGKKIGMTQLFNDDGSVTPVSVIEAGPCIVTQLKSVETDQYTAVQVGFGDVRPKHVNKPLLGHYKGGLANPRHPEARPRRHLREVRVEDTSDLQVGQAIGVGNVFAPGDTVKVTGTSKGKGFAGVVKRFHFHGADMTHGSMVHRKPQSSGATDAARTFKGTRKPGQMGNKQVTVRGLTVWRIDGERNLLLVKGSVPGANGGLLTISKI encoded by the coding sequence TTGATAGACACAATTCTGGGCAAGAAGATCGGCATGACCCAGCTCTTCAACGACGACGGGTCGGTGACGCCGGTCTCCGTGATAGAAGCAGGCCCCTGCATTGTCACGCAGCTCAAGAGTGTTGAGACGGACCAGTACACGGCCGTCCAGGTCGGTTTCGGCGACGTCCGGCCCAAGCACGTCAACAAGCCGCTTCTGGGGCACTACAAGGGGGGGCTGGCCAATCCCCGCCATCCGGAGGCCAGACCGAGGCGCCATCTGCGCGAGGTACGGGTCGAGGACACCTCGGACCTTCAGGTGGGACAGGCCATCGGAGTCGGCAACGTCTTCGCGCCCGGCGACACGGTGAAGGTGACGGGCACCTCCAAGGGCAAGGGCTTTGCCGGCGTGGTGAAGCGCTTCCACTTCCACGGCGCCGACATGACGCACGGGTCGATGGTTCACCGCAAGCCGCAGTCGAGCGGCGCCACGGACGCCGCCCGCACGTTCAAGGGCACCCGCAAGCCCGGCCAGATGGGCAACAAGCAGGTAACGGTGCGCGGACTCACCGTGTGGCGCATCGACGGCGAGCGCAACTTGCTCCTGGTCAAGGGATCGGTGCCCGGCGCCAACGGCGGCCTGCTGACCATCAGCAAGATCTAG
- the rplD gene encoding 50S ribosomal protein L4, which translates to MPEIPLYNMEGSQLGTLSLPEPVFGVEPNLALVHQAVVTEEANARQGTADTLTRGEVRGGGKKPWRQKGTGRARQGSTRAPHWRHGGVVFGPHPRSYAKDFPVKMRRGALRSALSAKVADGEVIGLDSLTLPGIGTRAFVEILERLPLKREVKTKHYEAGEDGPVRVEGTRQAPHRVLVVIPEHDPVVLRSCRNIPYVTLRYAPAFSVRDVVAAGRIVLAQGAVARIEEVLAR; encoded by the coding sequence ATGCCAGAGATCCCGCTATATAACATGGAGGGCAGCCAGCTCGGCACCCTGTCGCTCCCGGAACCGGTCTTCGGCGTCGAGCCCAACCTCGCGCTCGTCCACCAGGCGGTGGTGACGGAGGAGGCCAACGCCCGGCAGGGAACGGCGGACACGCTCACTCGCGGCGAGGTGCGCGGCGGCGGCAAGAAGCCGTGGCGCCAGAAGGGCACCGGCCGAGCCCGGCAGGGCAGCACCCGCGCGCCCCACTGGCGGCACGGCGGTGTGGTGTTCGGGCCACACCCGCGCTCCTACGCGAAGGACTTTCCGGTGAAGATGCGCCGCGGCGCGCTGCGCTCCGCGCTCTCGGCCAAGGTGGCCGACGGCGAGGTGATCGGGCTGGACAGCCTCACGCTGCCCGGCATCGGCACGCGCGCGTTCGTCGAGATCCTGGAACGCCTGCCGCTCAAGCGCGAGGTGAAGACGAAGCACTACGAGGCCGGCGAGGACGGGCCGGTGCGCGTGGAGGGCACGCGCCAGGCGCCTCACAGGGTGCTCGTGGTCATTCCGGAGCATGATCCGGTCGTTCTCCGATCATGCCGCAACATCCCCTACGTCACGCTGCGCTACGCGCCCGCCTTCTCGGTGCGCGACGTCGTGGCGGCCGGGCGCATCGTCCTCGCGCAGGGGGCCGTCGCCAGGATCGAGGAGGTGCTGGCCAGATGA
- the rplW gene encoding 50S ribosomal protein L23, translated as MKDPFQIIERPLLSEKSMDQTAMGKYTFRVAMDANKIEIAQAVSAIFNVNVKKVNTLHVRGKKRRVGRYPEGRTADWKKAIVTLQAGQTITMFEGL; from the coding sequence ATGAAAGACCCCTTTCAGATCATCGAGCGGCCGCTCCTGAGCGAGAAGAGCATGGACCAGACGGCCATGGGCAAGTACACGTTTCGGGTGGCCATGGACGCCAACAAGATCGAGATCGCCCAGGCGGTGAGCGCCATCTTCAACGTGAACGTCAAGAAGGTCAACACGCTGCATGTGCGCGGCAAGAAGCGCCGCGTCGGCCGCTATCCAGAGGGCCGCACGGCCGACTGGAAGAAGGCTATCGTGACGCTGCAGGCTGGCCAGACCATCACGATGTTCGAGGGACTCTGA
- the rplB gene encoding 50S ribosomal protein L2: MPLRQYKPTTPARRFRSVSTFAEITATEPEKSLLEPLKGKAGRNAEGKVTARFRGGGNKRMYRLVDFKRDKVGVPGKIATIEYDPNRSARIALVHYLDGEKRYILAPVGIKVGDRVVSSDTADIKPGNCLPMRAIPVGTVIHNLELTPGRGGQMVRTAGAGAQLMAKEGKYALVRLPSSELRRVLIECKASIGQVGNVDHENESWGKAGKSRWLGKKPHVRGVAMTPRDHPHGGGEGKSPVGRKKGPATPWGKPALGYKTRRNKSTGKYIVRKRGAK, translated from the coding sequence ATGCCACTCCGACAGTACAAACCCACGACGCCAGCCCGCCGGTTTCGCTCGGTGTCGACCTTCGCGGAGATCACGGCCACCGAGCCCGAGAAGTCGCTACTGGAGCCCCTGAAGGGCAAGGCCGGCCGCAACGCGGAGGGCAAGGTAACTGCGCGCTTCCGTGGCGGCGGCAACAAGCGCATGTACCGCCTCGTCGACTTCAAGCGTGACAAGGTCGGCGTGCCCGGCAAGATCGCGACCATCGAGTACGACCCGAACCGCTCCGCGCGCATCGCCCTGGTGCACTACCTGGACGGCGAGAAGCGCTACATTCTGGCGCCCGTGGGCATCAAGGTGGGCGACCGCGTGGTGAGCTCGGACACGGCCGACATCAAGCCTGGCAACTGCTTGCCGATGCGCGCGATCCCGGTGGGCACCGTGATCCACAACCTGGAGCTCACTCCAGGGCGCGGCGGCCAGATGGTGCGCACGGCGGGCGCCGGCGCGCAGTTGATGGCCAAGGAGGGCAAGTACGCCCTCGTGCGCCTTCCGTCCAGCGAGCTGCGCCGGGTGCTGATCGAGTGCAAGGCCTCCATCGGCCAGGTCGGCAACGTGGACCACGAGAACGAATCGTGGGGCAAGGCGGGCAAGTCGCGCTGGCTCGGCAAGAAGCCTCACGTGCGCGGCGTGGCGATGACGCCCCGCGACCATCCACACGGCGGCGGCGAGGGCAAGTCGCCCGTCGGACGCAAGAAGGGCCCGGCCACCCCGTGGGGCAAGCCGGCGCTCGGCTACAAGACGCGGCGCAACAAGTCCACCGGCAAGTACATCGTCCGCAAGCGCGGCGCGAAGTAG
- the rpsS gene encoding 30S ribosomal protein S19: MGRSLKKGPYADPKLMKKVEQLNARGEKRAIKTWSRRSTIFPLFIGHTFMVHDGRKHIPVFVTENMVGHKLGEFALTRLFRGHAGQQVERRTQIR, translated from the coding sequence ATGGGGCGTTCTCTGAAGAAAGGGCCGTATGCGGACCCGAAGCTCATGAAGAAGGTGGAGCAACTCAACGCGCGCGGCGAGAAGCGGGCCATCAAGACCTGGTCGCGCAGGTCCACCATCTTTCCGCTGTTCATCGGGCACACCTTTATGGTCCACGACGGCCGCAAGCACATCCCGGTCTTCGTCACCGAGAACATGGTCGGCCACAAACTGGGCGAGTTCGCGCTGACCCGGCTGTTCCGCGGCCACGCCGGCCAGCAGGTGGAGCGCCGCACGCAGATCCGATAG
- the rplV gene encoding 50S ribosomal protein L22 — protein MGKDKTPSKFAANQTGATAKFVRVPPRKARLVMDAVRGKYAGDALAILKFVPNFAARAIEEVIKSAMANGESGRPHSEETGRPLPPLVTDNLKLVDARVDDGPRIKRLQPRAQGRAYRILKRMCHISVVLEEVAPPPRPARRQAAARGARPAGVPAAVRPAAVRPAAPAPSAPAEAPAPEATAPAAEAPAPEATAPAAEAPAPTAVPEKGE, from the coding sequence ATGGGCAAGGACAAGACCCCCTCGAAGTTCGCGGCGAACCAGACCGGCGCGACGGCGAAGTTCGTGCGCGTGCCGCCTCGCAAGGCGCGCCTGGTCATGGATGCCGTGCGCGGCAAGTATGCCGGCGACGCCCTGGCCATCCTGAAGTTCGTCCCGAACTTCGCGGCGCGGGCGATCGAGGAAGTCATCAAGTCGGCGATGGCTAACGGCGAGAGCGGGCGCCCGCACTCCGAAGAGACCGGCCGGCCGCTGCCGCCGCTGGTGACTGACAACCTGAAGCTGGTGGACGCCCGCGTGGACGACGGCCCGCGCATCAAGCGCCTTCAGCCGCGCGCGCAGGGCCGCGCCTATCGCATCCTCAAGCGCATGTGCCACATCTCGGTGGTGCTGGAGGAGGTGGCCCCGCCGCCGCGGCCCGCCCGTCGGCAAGCCGCCGCCCGCGGGGCCCGGCCCGCGGGAGTGCCCGCCGCCGTGCGGCCTGCCGCCGTGCGGCCCGCCGCCCCCGCGCCGAGCGCCCCGGCCGAGGCGCCCGCGCCGGAGGCAACGGCCCCGGCAGCCGAAGCGCCCGCGCCGGAGGCAACGGCCCCGGCAGCCGAAGCGCCCGCGCCGACCGCCGTGCCCGAGAAGGGCGAGTAG
- the rpsC gene encoding 30S ribosomal protein S3 — protein MGHKVHPVGFRLGVIRDWESKWYMDKGYADALYEDHRVRQWVKKRLGNAAISRMEIERPGGTLKVTVHTAKPGIIIGRGGKGVEDLKNDLERLTRKKVHVNIQEIRHPDIDAQLVAESVGQQIEKRIAYKRAMRQSIMRAMRLGVRGIRVMCSGRLAGAEMARREHQRDGKIPLHTLRADIDYGFAEAATTYGNVGIKVWIYKGDVLPGGTRPTEAEIVPRREAMRAERGRGGRGGERSERGGRGGERGGRGGPRGGPRGGRGGRGGGGGQS, from the coding sequence TTGGGACATAAGGTGCATCCAGTCGGCTTCCGCCTCGGCGTGATTCGCGACTGGGAGAGCAAGTGGTACATGGACAAGGGGTACGCGGACGCCCTCTATGAGGACCACCGCGTGCGGCAGTGGGTGAAGAAGCGCCTGGGCAACGCCGCGATCTCGCGCATGGAGATCGAGCGCCCCGGCGGTACCCTTAAGGTGACCGTCCACACCGCCAAGCCCGGCATCATCATCGGCCGCGGCGGCAAGGGCGTGGAGGACCTCAAGAACGATCTGGAGCGCCTCACGCGCAAAAAGGTCCACGTCAACATTCAGGAGATCCGCCATCCGGACATCGACGCGCAGCTCGTCGCCGAGTCCGTCGGGCAGCAGATCGAGAAGCGCATTGCCTACAAACGTGCGATGCGCCAGTCCATCATGCGCGCGATGAGGCTCGGGGTGCGGGGCATTCGCGTGATGTGCTCTGGAAGGCTGGCAGGTGCCGAGATGGCCCGCCGGGAGCATCAGCGCGACGGCAAGATCCCGCTGCACACGTTGCGGGCCGACATCGACTACGGCTTCGCCGAGGCGGCAACGACCTACGGGAATGTCGGGATCAAGGTGTGGATCTACAAGGGCGATGTGCTGCCCGGCGGCACCCGCCCCACCGAGGCCGAGATCGTGCCGCGACGCGAGGCCATGCGCGCGGAGCGCGGGCGCGGCGGGCGCGGCGGCGAGCGCAGTGAGCGCGGCGGGCGCGGCGGCGAGCGCGGCGGGCGCGGTGGGCCTCGCGGCGGGCCTCGCGGCGGCCGGGGCGGCCGCGGCGGTGGAGGAGGTCAGAGCTGA
- the rplP gene encoding 50S ribosomal protein L16, translating to MLMPKRVKFRKQHRGSRAGKANSGNVLNFGEFGLQALEACWMTSNQIEAARIAMTRHVRRGGKIWIRVFPDKPYTKKPAETRMGSGKGAPEGWVAVVKPGRMLFEMAGVSEELAREAMRLASHKLPIDVKFVVREQELARQEDGDA from the coding sequence ATGTTGATGCCCAAGCGGGTTAAGTTCCGCAAGCAGCACCGCGGCTCCCGAGCCGGCAAGGCCAACTCAGGCAACGTGCTCAACTTCGGCGAGTTCGGTCTTCAGGCCCTGGAGGCGTGCTGGATGACGTCCAACCAGATCGAGGCGGCCCGTATCGCCATGACCCGGCATGTGCGCCGCGGCGGCAAGATCTGGATCCGCGTCTTCCCGGACAAACCCTATACGAAGAAGCCTGCCGAGACCCGCATGGGCTCCGGCAAAGGCGCGCCGGAGGGATGGGTGGCCGTGGTCAAGCCCGGCCGCATGCTCTTCGAGATGGCGGGCGTCAGCGAGGAGTTGGCCCGCGAGGCGATGCGATTGGCCAGCCACAAGCTGCCGATCGACGTCAAGTTCGTGGTCCGGGAGCAGGAGCTCGCGCGGCAGGAGGATGGCGATGCCTGA
- the rpmC gene encoding 50S ribosomal protein L29 has product MAMPEEKHRATLDRLRNLSDHELADELRRQRERLFNLRRENVTRQLENTSAIPHTKRQIARILTLMGERARTAQGEQA; this is encoded by the coding sequence ATGGCGATGCCTGAGGAGAAGCACCGGGCCACGCTCGATCGGCTCAGGAACCTGAGCGACCACGAGCTGGCCGACGAGCTGAGGCGTCAGCGCGAGCGGTTGTTCAACCTGCGGCGGGAGAACGTGACCCGGCAGTTGGAGAACACCTCGGCGATCCCGCACACCAAGCGGCAGATCGCCCGAATCCTTACCCTGATGGGCGAGCGGGCGCGCACCGCGCAAGGAGAGCAGGCATAG
- the rpsQ gene encoding 30S ribosomal protein S17: MADTPDTQAEAPRGRRKLRTGKVVSDRMQQTVVVSIESSIRHPLYGKIIRRTTKFKAHDESDKCGIGDTVEIMETRPLSREKRWRVVRILEKAK; encoded by the coding sequence ATGGCCGATACCCCGGATACCCAGGCGGAGGCCCCGCGCGGCCGGCGCAAGCTGCGCACGGGCAAGGTGGTGAGCGACCGCATGCAGCAGACGGTGGTGGTCTCCATCGAGAGCAGCATCCGGCACCCACTCTACGGCAAGATCATCCGTCGCACCACCAAGTTCAAGGCGCACGACGAGAGCGACAAGTGCGGGATCGGTGACACCGTCGAGATCATGGAGACCCGCCCGCTCTCGCGCGAGAAGCGCTGGCGCGTCGTGCGCATCCTCGAGAAGGCCAAGTAG
- the rplN gene encoding 50S ribosomal protein L14, whose translation MIRPYSRLRAADNSGAREIMCIRVMKGSNASDARVGDVIVGVVKSATPGQQVKKSDVVRCVVVRTRQPVRRADGSVLRFDDNACVVINNAQEPRGTRVFGPVARELRDRNFMRIISLAPEVL comes from the coding sequence ATGATTCGACCCTATTCCCGCCTGCGCGCGGCCGACAACAGCGGCGCGCGCGAGATCATGTGCATTCGCGTGATGAAGGGCTCCAACGCCTCGGATGCGCGCGTGGGCGACGTGATCGTGGGCGTCGTCAAGTCCGCCACGCCCGGCCAGCAAGTCAAGAAGAGCGACGTCGTGCGTTGTGTGGTGGTGCGCACCCGGCAGCCCGTGCGGCGGGCGGACGGCTCGGTGCTGCGCTTCGACGACAACGCCTGCGTGGTGATCAACAACGCCCAGGAGCCGCGCGGCACACGCGTCTTCGGCCCGGTGGCCCGCGAGCTGCGCGATCGCAACTTCATGCGCATCATCTCGCTCGCGCCGGAGGTGCTCTGA
- the rplX gene encoding 50S ribosomal protein L24: MAKKKKPGEYPAKLRIKRGDTVTVIAGEDKGRTGKVLHAYPKVNKLLVEGVNMIIKHQKARQSGRPGATGAQQIQEGGRIEKPAPLYVPKVMLVCPQCQRPTRVGYAYREGDGKLSGRKYRVCKHPDCGKPVD, from the coding sequence ATGGCCAAGAAGAAGAAGCCCGGCGAATACCCGGCCAAGCTGCGAATCAAGCGCGGCGACACGGTGACGGTGATCGCTGGCGAGGACAAGGGCCGCACCGGAAAGGTGCTGCACGCCTACCCGAAAGTGAACAAGCTGCTCGTGGAAGGCGTGAACATGATCATCAAGCACCAGAAGGCGCGCCAGAGCGGGCGTCCCGGCGCCACCGGCGCCCAGCAGATCCAGGAGGGCGGGCGCATCGAAAAGCCCGCTCCGCTCTACGTGCCCAAGGTCATGCTGGTCTGCCCGCAGTGTCAGCGGCCCACCCGTGTGGGCTACGCCTACCGTGAGGGCGACGGCAAACTCTCGGGCCGCAAGTACCGCGTGTGCAAGCACCCGGACTGCGGCAAGCCCGTGGACTGA
- the rplE gene encoding 50S ribosomal protein L5 yields MARLKEMYNAQIAPGLRKEFGFGNVMQVPRLEKIVLNMGVGQAGQTGGDPKLLDNAMRDMGIVAGQKPCVTRARKSISNFKLRAGARIGCKVTLRGERMYEFLDRLVSTALPRVRDFQGISPNAFDGRGNFAMGVREQLIFPEIDYDKVDKVRGMDIIICTTARTDEEARALLRGFGMPFRQS; encoded by the coding sequence ATGGCTCGACTGAAGGAAATGTACAACGCGCAGATCGCCCCCGGCCTGCGCAAAGAGTTCGGATTCGGCAACGTGATGCAGGTGCCACGCCTGGAGAAGATCGTGCTCAACATGGGGGTGGGCCAGGCCGGCCAGACCGGCGGCGACCCGAAGCTGCTGGACAACGCCATGCGCGACATGGGCATCGTCGCCGGCCAGAAGCCATGCGTCACGCGCGCGCGCAAGTCGATCTCCAACTTCAAGCTGCGCGCCGGCGCCCGCATCGGCTGCAAGGTGACTCTGCGCGGCGAGCGCATGTATGAGTTCCTGGACCGTCTGGTCTCCACCGCGCTCCCGCGCGTGCGTGACTTCCAGGGGATCAGCCCCAACGCGTTCGACGGGCGCGGCAACTTCGCCATGGGCGTGCGGGAGCAGCTCATCTTCCCTGAGATCGACTACGACAAGGTGGATAAGGTGCGCGGCATGGACATCATCATCTGCACCACCGCCCGCACCGACGAGGAGGCTCGCGCGCTGCTGCGCGGGTTCGGCATGCCGTTTCGCCAGAGTTGA
- the fusA gene encoding elongation factor G, whose amino-acid sequence MKKYATEAIRNVGLFGHQGAGKTSLAEAMLFVSGAVDRMGRTDEGTTTTDFDPEETRRKISINTGLAPCEWNGCKVNVVDVPGYLDFFGEVSSALRVVDAAILVTPAQGAVEVGFETAWEIAAASEHPRAIFVNRMDRENADFHAVVESLRGAYGNAIAPVQIPIGQGEDFVGVVDLVHMKAYTGAGKETSAGPIPADLAEAAGRYRAMLVESAAEGDDTLLEKYFETEALTDEEVLQGLHAGIDAGRVVPVTCGAATRAAGVDLLLNLVTEAFPNPTDMPPARGASPDGKPAERGPDEAEPLSALVFKTLADPFVGQLTYFRVFSGAVRSDSHVWNSSTGKDERIGQVYVVRGKTQEAVPEIAAGDIGAVAKLANTHTGDTLCEQGKPIVLEPLQFPKPIYEVAIVPRTKVDEDKLGPALQRVAFEDPSFTFRRDPATGQTVISGMGETHLNIAIEKLRKFGANVESVPLRVPYRETIQGKAEGQGKHKKQTGGRGQYGDCYIRLEPLPRGGGFEFVDAVVGGAIPRQYIPAVEKGVVEAMSTGILSGNPVLDVRCTVYDGSYHDVDSSEQAFRMAGILAFNNVASKAGPVILEPMVTVEVTVPESMMGDVMGDLSGKRGRIIGTEAMGAGRTCVRATAPHAEMVRYAIDLRSITRGRGTFRMEPSHYEEVPSHVAQQIIADYQKRREEQQH is encoded by the coding sequence ATGAAAAAGTACGCGACTGAGGCGATCCGGAACGTCGGCCTCTTCGGCCACCAGGGCGCGGGCAAGACCTCGCTCGCCGAGGCGATGCTCTTCGTCTCCGGCGCCGTCGACCGAATGGGCCGGACCGACGAGGGAACCACCACCACCGACTTCGACCCTGAGGAGACGCGGCGCAAGATCAGCATCAACACGGGGTTGGCGCCGTGTGAGTGGAACGGCTGCAAGGTGAATGTGGTCGACGTGCCGGGCTACCTGGACTTCTTCGGTGAGGTCAGCAGCGCGCTGCGCGTGGTCGACGCCGCCATCCTCGTGACGCCCGCCCAGGGCGCGGTGGAGGTCGGCTTCGAGACGGCCTGGGAGATCGCGGCCGCCAGCGAGCATCCGCGCGCCATCTTCGTCAACCGCATGGATCGCGAGAACGCGGATTTCCACGCCGTGGTGGAGAGCCTGCGCGGCGCCTACGGCAACGCCATCGCTCCCGTGCAGATCCCCATCGGGCAGGGCGAGGACTTCGTCGGCGTCGTCGACCTGGTGCACATGAAGGCGTACACTGGCGCCGGCAAGGAGACGAGCGCGGGGCCGATCCCGGCGGACCTGGCCGAGGCGGCCGGGCGCTACCGTGCTATGCTCGTGGAGTCCGCCGCCGAGGGCGACGACACGCTGCTGGAGAAGTACTTCGAGACGGAGGCACTGACCGACGAGGAGGTCCTGCAGGGGCTGCACGCGGGCATCGACGCCGGCCGGGTGGTGCCCGTGACCTGCGGCGCGGCCACCCGCGCCGCGGGCGTCGACCTGTTGCTGAACCTGGTCACCGAGGCCTTTCCCAACCCGACCGACATGCCGCCTGCCCGCGGCGCCTCGCCCGACGGCAAGCCCGCTGAGCGCGGGCCCGACGAGGCCGAGCCGCTCAGCGCGCTCGTGTTCAAAACGCTGGCGGACCCCTTCGTGGGCCAACTCACCTACTTCCGGGTGTTCTCCGGCGCTGTCCGCTCCGACTCGCACGTGTGGAACTCCTCCACCGGCAAGGACGAGCGCATCGGGCAGGTCTACGTGGTGCGAGGCAAGACCCAGGAGGCCGTGCCGGAGATCGCCGCCGGCGACATCGGCGCGGTCGCCAAGCTCGCTAACACGCACACCGGCGACACGCTCTGCGAGCAGGGGAAGCCCATCGTCCTGGAGCCGCTCCAGTTCCCGAAGCCCATCTACGAGGTGGCCATCGTGCCGCGCACCAAGGTGGATGAGGACAAGCTCGGCCCCGCCCTGCAGCGCGTGGCGTTTGAGGACCCGAGTTTCACCTTCCGGCGCGACCCGGCCACGGGACAGACGGTCATCAGCGGCATGGGCGAGACGCACCTGAACATCGCCATCGAGAAGTTGCGCAAGTTCGGCGCCAACGTCGAGAGCGTGCCGTTGCGCGTGCCCTACCGCGAGACCATCCAGGGCAAGGCCGAGGGCCAGGGCAAGCACAAGAAGCAGACCGGCGGCCGGGGCCAGTATGGCGACTGCTACATTCGCCTGGAGCCCCTGCCCCGCGGCGGCGGCTTCGAGTTTGTGGACGCCGTCGTTGGAGGCGCCATCCCGCGGCAGTACATTCCCGCGGTAGAGAAGGGCGTGGTGGAGGCCATGTCGACCGGCATCCTGTCCGGCAACCCGGTGCTCGACGTGCGCTGCACCGTGTACGACGGCTCCTACCACGATGTGGACTCCTCTGAGCAGGCCTTCCGGATGGCGGGAATCCTCGCGTTCAACAACGTGGCGTCGAAGGCGGGCCCGGTCATTCTTGAGCCGATGGTCACCGTCGAGGTGACCGTGCCCGAGTCGATGATGGGCGATGTGATGGGCGACCTCTCGGGCAAGCGGGGGCGCATCATCGGCACGGAGGCCATGGGAGCCGGGCGCACGTGCGTTCGGGCGACTGCGCCGCACGCCGAGATGGTGCGCTATGCGATCGACCTGCGGAGCATCACTCGCGGTCGGGGCACCTTCCGCATGGAGCCCTCGCACTACGAGGAGGTGCCGTCGCACGTCGCCCAGCAGATCATCGCCGACTACCAGAAGCGCCGCGAGGAGCAGCAGCACTAG
- a CDS encoding type Z 30S ribosomal protein S14 — MAKKCLIVKASRKPKFAVRAYTRCNVCGRPRGVLRKFGLCRICFREMAHRALIPGVTKSSW, encoded by the coding sequence TTGGCTAAGAAGTGCCTCATCGTGAAGGCGTCGCGCAAACCGAAGTTCGCGGTGCGCGCCTACACGCGCTGCAATGTGTGTGGGCGCCCGCGCGGCGTCCTGCGCAAGTTCGGCCTCTGCCGCATCTGCTTTCGGGAGATGGCCCACCGCGCCCTGATCCCGGGCGTCACCAAGTCGAGCTGGTAG
- the rpsH gene encoding 30S ribosomal protein S8: MAYTTDPVADLLTRIRNANRAYHDSLEIAGSRLKLDVVKILHREGFIKGFEIVKDPKQDRLKVYLRYGPRRERVLTDLQRVSKPGLRVYAGKGSVPRVRRGMGIAILTTSQGVITDREARRKGIGGEVLCHVW, from the coding sequence ATGGCATACACCACCGATCCCGTGGCGGACCTGCTCACGCGCATCCGCAACGCCAATCGCGCCTACCACGACTCGCTGGAGATTGCTGGCAGCCGCCTGAAGCTTGACGTGGTCAAGATCCTGCACCGCGAGGGGTTCATCAAGGGCTTCGAGATCGTCAAGGACCCCAAACAGGACCGGCTCAAGGTCTATCTGCGCTACGGCCCGCGCCGCGAGCGCGTGCTGACCGACCTGCAGCGCGTGAGCAAGCCGGGCCTGCGCGTCTACGCGGGCAAGGGCAGCGTGCCGCGCGTGCGTCGCGGCATGGGCATCGCCATTCTGACCACGTCGCAGGGCGTCATCACCGATCGCGAGGCGCGCCGCAAGGGCATCGGCGGCGAGGTGCTCTGCCACGTCTGGTAG